One genomic window of Bactrocera dorsalis isolate Fly_Bdor chromosome 4, ASM2337382v1, whole genome shotgun sequence includes the following:
- the LOC105224322 gene encoding uncharacterized protein LOC105224322: protein MAAGRSYLKRVMAGVEIEHMTLLEAKRGHHELYQALLSELCFEGCMTCAKYFEYLVCEENALINDKFIKKRMWTKKTELLKLYETCKAAELVSKLKTCVSRKSTYELIYQALSIAKSLPESFLWFTKSFLEIIIEIADSFGVNDVMCCELRAKIYTHFAVFHMSGRAHSFKREITYFEKALSLSRAQDWRTDNITPVFDAQNLHEFVGVTFASVLFKSAKAFIHTNPKLGIEQADRSIKCIAEVGQMKLKILVAKAIFVKARLLIEISNYKEAMRHLRSAERYLMGEKNNEFQKVRCEINISKALCYENLGSTSYAMAKLRLAILLARQLELSKLLGLALLQVAKIYMKTPSKYHLAENALREARDSFQDEEESENKRCVKYMVALLQTISNEKTYIDIIKNSQFNFCDLYKLRKWKNQAKPFWKRRGAITFIKSFTTLSLLSLATTDLPSEVSEDSEEPTSEVNESESEEMGSDPIECLLNEFK from the exons ATGGCAGCGGGAAGGTCCTACTTGAAACGGGTAATGGCTGGTGTTGAAATCGAGCATATGACCTTGTTGGAAGCGAAACGCGGACACCACGAACTTTACCAGGCTCTCCTTTCCGAACTATGCTTCGAGGGCTGCATGACTTGCGCCAAGTACTTCGAGTACCTGGTGTGTGAGGAGAATGCGCTCATCAATGATAAATTCATCAAGAAACGCATGTGGACGAAAAAGACGGAATTGCTGAAGCTATACGAAACATGCAAGGCTGCCGAGTTGGTGTCTAAGTTGAAGACTTGCGTTAGCAGAAAGTCCACATATGAACTTATCTATCAAGCACTGAGTATAGCGAAGAGTTTACCCGAGTCTTTTCTTTGGTTCACGAAGAGCTTCCTTGAAATAATCATCGAAATAGCGGATTCGTTTGGCGTGAACGATGTTATGTGCTGCGAGTTGCGTGCGAAGATTTATACACATTTTGCTGTGTTTCACATGAGTGGTA GAGCACACAGTTTCAAAAGAGAAATTACATACTTCGAGAAAGCGCTATCGCTGAGTCGTGCTCAAGACTGGCGTACCGATAACATTACACCCGTGTTTGATGCGCAAAATTTACATGAATTTGTTGGTGTAACATTCGCTAGCGTACTCTTCAAATCGGCAAAGGCATTTATACATACCAACCCAAAGCTCGGCATAGAACAAGCTGATCGTTCAATCAAATGTATAGCGGAAG TTGgtcaaatgaagttgaagatTCTAGTCGCGAAGGCCATTTTCGTGAAAGCGCGCCTGCTAATAGAGATCAGCAATTACAAGGAGGCTATGAGGCACTTAAGATCCGCTGAACGTTATTTGATGGGCGAGAAAAACAATGAGTTCCAGAAAGTGAGATGTGAAATAAACATTTCTAAGGCCCTGTGTTATGAAAA TTTGGGCTCCACATCCTACGCTATGGCCAAACTGAGATTGGCAATTTTGTTAGCGCGTCAGCTGGAGTTGAGTAAACTGCTGGGCTTAGCTTTGCTGCAAGTGGCGAAGATTTATATGAAAACCCCAAGCAAATATCATTTAGCCGAGAATGCGCTTAGAGAGGCGCGCGACTCATTCCAAGATGAAGAAGAGTCGGAAAACAAGCGTTGTGTCAAATATATGGTCGCCTTATTGCAAACCATCTCAAATGAGAAAACCTATATAGACATCATTAAGAATTCACAATTTAACTTTtgtgatttatataaattgcgCAAATGGAAGAATCAAGCAAAACCATTTTGGAAGCGACGTGGTGCGATAACCTTCATCAAGTCCTTTACAACGCTAAGTCTCTTGAGTCTTGCCACCACCGATTTGCCATCGGAAGTGAGCGAAGATTCTGAAGAACCGACCTCAGAGGTTAATGAGTCTGAGTCGGAGGAAATGGGTAGTGATCCGATCGAGTGTCTATTGAATGAGTTTAAATGA